One window from the genome of Vidua chalybeata isolate OUT-0048 chromosome 3, bVidCha1 merged haplotype, whole genome shotgun sequence encodes:
- the GNPAT gene encoding dihydroxyacetone phosphate acyltransferase isoform X2, translated as MATAAAAAPGRARRGAPMYSKELTSKKRDEFEDILEERRLSSDLRYAMKCYTPVIYKGLSPCKPNAIKSAVLHSEQVQYVIKQLAKEMGESPDIIQEEATEILAEMGHRMQLGAVRFFAFTLSKIFKQLFQRVCVNEEGMQRLQHAIQEHPVVLLPSHRSYIDFLMLSYLLYTYDLALPVIAAGIDFLGMKIVGELLRRAGAFFMRRSFGGNRLYWAVFAEYVKTMLRSGYAPIEFFLEGTRSRTAKTLTPKFGLLSIVMEPFFKREVFDTYLVPISISYERILEESLYAYELLGVPKPKESTSGLLKARRILSDNFGTIHIYVGQPVSLRTLASGRINRCPYNLVPRHLPQKPSEDIQEFVSDVAYKMELLQIENMVLSPWVLVAAVLLQNLPAMEFELLIEKTLWLKGLTQTFGGFIEWPDNLCAKKAVLSGLTLHSNVARLVDGHVVLNDRGVEDGAIGEIVFRHALAVLMCATYRNQLLNVFVRPALVAIALQMAPSFRKDEVYSCFNFLRDVFSDEFIFFPGISLKDFEEGCFLLTKCDAIQTSQQEIYPTDKGSGTVSFLSAMFRPFVEGYQLIFRYLSKEMKEAFTEKQFIPGIRNFVFQLLEKGSTQCYEALSSDMQKNALSALVQLGAMKKKKMPNGFTYNVNQEAVSKILDMFDARIPVQKPVAARL; from the exons ATGGCgacagcggcggcggcggcgcccgggCGGGCGCGGCGAGGGGCGCCCATGTACTCG AAAGAGCTCACATCAAAGAAAAGAGATGAGTTTGAGGATATCTTGGAGGAAAGACGGTTGTCCAGTGACTTGAGATATGCCATGAAATGTTACACCCCGGTGATCTACAAGGGCCTTTCACCTTGCAAGCCAAACGCTATCAAAAGTGCTGTTCTCCACTCAGAGCAAGTTCAGTATGTTATCAAGCAG TTAGCAAAAGAAATGGGAGAATCACCTGATATTATTCAAGAAGAAGCCACAGAAATCCTTGCTGAGATGGGCCACCGTATGCAACTAGGAGCTGTCAGATTTTTTGCCTTCACtctaagcaaaatatttaaacagcttttccaGAGAGTTTGTGTGAATGAAGAAGGAATGCAGAGA TTACAACACGCCATTCAGGAGCATCCTgttgtgctgctgcccagccaccGAAGCTACATAGACTTTTTGATGCTGTCTTATTTGCTATACACGTATGACTTGGCCTTGCCTGTCATTGCAGCAGGAATAG ATTTCCTAGGAATGAAAATAGTCGGTGAGCTGCTACGAAGGGCAGGTGCCTTTTTTATGCGACGTTCCTTTGGTGGGAACAGACTCTACTGGGCAGTGTTTGCTGAATATGTAAAAACCATGTTAAGG AGTGGCTATGCCCCAATTGAATTTTTCCTTGAGGGGACTAGAAGCCGCACTGCCAAGACTCTGACTCCAAAATTTG GTCTTCTCAGCATTGTGATGGAACCCTTTTTCAAACGTGAAGTCTTTGACACGTACCTTGTTCCCATCAGCATCAGCTATGAGAGGATATTAGAAGAATCTCTCTATGCATATGAACTCCTAGGAGTCCCAAAGCCCAAAGAATCTACATCT GGGTTGTTAAAAGCCAGGAGAATCCTCAGTGACAATTTTGGTACCATACATATCTACGTTGGCCAGCCAGTATCCCTTAGAACCTTGGCATCTGGGAGGATCAATCGGTGCCCATACAATTTGGTTCCCAG GCATCTTCCCCAAAAGCCATCTGAGGATATCCAGGAATTTGTCAGTGACGTAGCTTATAAAATGGAGCTCCTGCAAATAGAAAACATGGTTTTGAGTCCATGGGTGCTAgttgctgctgttctgctccAGAATTTGCCAGCCATGGAATTTGAGCTTCTAATAGAAAAGACTCTGTGGCTTAAAGGCTTAACACAGACTTTTGGAGGATTCATTGAATGGCCTG ATAACCTGTGTGCCAAAAAAGCAGTCCTGTCTGGCCTTACCCTGCATTCCAACGTCGCTCGCCTTGTTGATGGCCACGTGGTCCTGAATGACAGGGGAGTGGAAGATGGAGCCATAGGGGAAATTGTCTTCAGGCACGCGCTGGCCGTGCTCATGTGTGCCACTTACAGGAACCAGCTGCTGAACGTCTTCGTGCGCCCGGCCCTGGTGGCAATCGCCTTGCAGATGGCACCCAGCTTCAGAAAAG atgaagtCTATAGCTGCTTCAATTTCTTAAGAGATGTTTTTTCTGATGAGTTCATCTTCTTTCCTGGCATTTCATTGAAG GATTTTGAGGAAGGATGTTTTCTACTCACAAAATGTGATGCCATTCAAACGAGTCAACAGGAGATTTACCCTACTGACAAAGGAAGTGGTACAGTGTCTTTCTTGTCAGCTATGTTCAGACCTTTTGTGGAAGGTTATCAG TTAATTTTCAGATACCTctcaaaggaaatgaaagaagcaTTTACTGAGAAGCAGTTTATACCTGGAATCCGCAACTTTGTTTTTCAACTTCTGGAGAAGG GGAGTACACAATGTTATGAAGCGCTGTCTTCTGACATGCAGAAAAATGCCTTATCAGCTCTTGTGCAACTAGGTGcaatgaagaagaagaaaat GCCCAATGGATTCACTTACAATGTAAATCAAGAGGCTGTTAGTAAAATCCTGGACATGTTTG atGCTCGGATACCTGTACAGAAACCTGTGGCTGCACGACTCTAA
- the C3H1orf131 gene encoding uncharacterized protein C1orf131 homolog, which produces MGPREPRCRLEAVLGALYDLGEEPGGARRAAENGEARAVPPSAQEEEEEEERREPQSAAGGRRGARSFFGELRAELSAAGTAPPPPAAPPAVEVVVFRRRKRKERQSPSAAPVGGAQTQIVNEEKNAVRQEFNFEKARLEVHKFGITGYKKQEQRVWEQERAIMLGAKPPKKVHVNYRTYQEKLKEKKAVKDADKETEHKGDSIKKKKKEQKERKAKRKKSVHSIWPAGQVGKFRNGTLILQSHDIKKIK; this is translated from the exons ATGGGACCGCGGGAGCCGCGCTGCCGGCTGGAGGCGGTGCTCGGCGCCCTCTACGACCTGG GTGAGGAGCCCGGCGGTGCTCGGCGCGCTGCAGAGAACGGCGAAGCGAGAGCAGTGCCGCCGTCGGCgcaggaagaagaggaggaagaggagagacGGGAGCCGCAGtcggcggcgggcgggcggcgcggggcccgCAGCTTCTTCGGGGAGTTGCGGGCCGAGCTGAGCGCTGCCGGCActgccccgccgccccccgcggccccgcccgccgtGGAGGTCGTGGTGTTCcgcaggaggaagaggaaggagcgGCAAAGCCCCTCGGCAGCGCCGGTCGGCGGAGCACAG aCCCAAATAgtgaatgaagagaaaaatgcagtcAGACAAGAATTTAACTTTGAAAAG GCTCGCCTGGAAGTGCACAAGTTTGGAATCACTGGCTACAAGAAGCAGGAGCAACGTGTTTGGGAACAGGAGCGTGCTATCATGCTAGGAGCCAAG CCCCCTAAAAAGGTACATGTGAACTACAGGACTTACCAAGAgaagctgaaagagaaaaaagcagtgaaagatGCTGATAAAGAAACG GAACATAAAGGTGATTCTattaagaagaagaagaaagaacagaaggaGAG GAAGgccaaaaggaagaaatcagtGCATAGCATTTGGCCTGCAGGTCAAGTTGGAAAATTCAGAAATGGGACCTTGATTCTGCAAAGCCATgacataaagaaaattaaataa
- the GNPAT gene encoding dihydroxyacetone phosphate acyltransferase isoform X3: MLHPGDLQGPFTLQAKRYQKCCSPLRASSVCYQAAKEMGESPDIIQEEATEILAEMGHRMQLGAVRFFAFTLSKIFKQLFQRVCVNEEGMQRLQHAIQEHPVVLLPSHRSYIDFLMLSYLLYTYDLALPVIAAGIDFLGMKIVGELLRRAGAFFMRRSFGGNRLYWAVFAEYVKTMLRSGYAPIEFFLEGTRSRTAKTLTPKFGLLSIVMEPFFKREVFDTYLVPISISYERILEESLYAYELLGVPKPKESTSGLLKARRILSDNFGTIHIYVGQPVSLRTLASGRINRCPYNLVPRHLPQKPSEDIQEFVSDVAYKMELLQIENMVLSPWVLVAAVLLQNLPAMEFELLIEKTLWLKGLTQTFGGFIEWPDNLCAKKAVLSGLTLHSNVARLVDGHVVLNDRGVEDGAIGEIVFRHALAVLMCATYRNQLLNVFVRPALVAIALQMAPSFRKDEVYSCFNFLRDVFSDEFIFFPGISLKDFEEGCFLLTKCDAIQTSQQEIYPTDKGSGTVSFLSAMFRPFVEGYQLIFRYLSKEMKEAFTEKQFIPGIRNFVFQLLEKGSTQCYEALSSDMQKNALSALVQLGAMKKKKMPNGFTYNVNQEAVSKILDMFDARIPVQKPVAARL, from the exons ATGTTACACCCCGGTGATCTACAAGGGCCTTTCACCTTGCAAGCCAAACGCTATCAAAAGTGCTGTTCTCCACTCAGAGCAAGTTCAGTATGTTATCAAGCAG CAAAAGAAATGGGAGAATCACCTGATATTATTCAAGAAGAAGCCACAGAAATCCTTGCTGAGATGGGCCACCGTATGCAACTAGGAGCTGTCAGATTTTTTGCCTTCACtctaagcaaaatatttaaacagcttttccaGAGAGTTTGTGTGAATGAAGAAGGAATGCAGAGA TTACAACACGCCATTCAGGAGCATCCTgttgtgctgctgcccagccaccGAAGCTACATAGACTTTTTGATGCTGTCTTATTTGCTATACACGTATGACTTGGCCTTGCCTGTCATTGCAGCAGGAATAG ATTTCCTAGGAATGAAAATAGTCGGTGAGCTGCTACGAAGGGCAGGTGCCTTTTTTATGCGACGTTCCTTTGGTGGGAACAGACTCTACTGGGCAGTGTTTGCTGAATATGTAAAAACCATGTTAAGG AGTGGCTATGCCCCAATTGAATTTTTCCTTGAGGGGACTAGAAGCCGCACTGCCAAGACTCTGACTCCAAAATTTG GTCTTCTCAGCATTGTGATGGAACCCTTTTTCAAACGTGAAGTCTTTGACACGTACCTTGTTCCCATCAGCATCAGCTATGAGAGGATATTAGAAGAATCTCTCTATGCATATGAACTCCTAGGAGTCCCAAAGCCCAAAGAATCTACATCT GGGTTGTTAAAAGCCAGGAGAATCCTCAGTGACAATTTTGGTACCATACATATCTACGTTGGCCAGCCAGTATCCCTTAGAACCTTGGCATCTGGGAGGATCAATCGGTGCCCATACAATTTGGTTCCCAG GCATCTTCCCCAAAAGCCATCTGAGGATATCCAGGAATTTGTCAGTGACGTAGCTTATAAAATGGAGCTCCTGCAAATAGAAAACATGGTTTTGAGTCCATGGGTGCTAgttgctgctgttctgctccAGAATTTGCCAGCCATGGAATTTGAGCTTCTAATAGAAAAGACTCTGTGGCTTAAAGGCTTAACACAGACTTTTGGAGGATTCATTGAATGGCCTG ATAACCTGTGTGCCAAAAAAGCAGTCCTGTCTGGCCTTACCCTGCATTCCAACGTCGCTCGCCTTGTTGATGGCCACGTGGTCCTGAATGACAGGGGAGTGGAAGATGGAGCCATAGGGGAAATTGTCTTCAGGCACGCGCTGGCCGTGCTCATGTGTGCCACTTACAGGAACCAGCTGCTGAACGTCTTCGTGCGCCCGGCCCTGGTGGCAATCGCCTTGCAGATGGCACCCAGCTTCAGAAAAG atgaagtCTATAGCTGCTTCAATTTCTTAAGAGATGTTTTTTCTGATGAGTTCATCTTCTTTCCTGGCATTTCATTGAAG GATTTTGAGGAAGGATGTTTTCTACTCACAAAATGTGATGCCATTCAAACGAGTCAACAGGAGATTTACCCTACTGACAAAGGAAGTGGTACAGTGTCTTTCTTGTCAGCTATGTTCAGACCTTTTGTGGAAGGTTATCAG TTAATTTTCAGATACCTctcaaaggaaatgaaagaagcaTTTACTGAGAAGCAGTTTATACCTGGAATCCGCAACTTTGTTTTTCAACTTCTGGAGAAGG GGAGTACACAATGTTATGAAGCGCTGTCTTCTGACATGCAGAAAAATGCCTTATCAGCTCTTGTGCAACTAGGTGcaatgaagaagaagaaaat GCCCAATGGATTCACTTACAATGTAAATCAAGAGGCTGTTAGTAAAATCCTGGACATGTTTG atGCTCGGATACCTGTACAGAAACCTGTGGCTGCACGACTCTAA
- the GNPAT gene encoding dihydroxyacetone phosphate acyltransferase isoform X1, translating to MAPPMAQCSRLPPPHRTRQPGRGGAGPWTPREAAAGGRAARRGRAGERGAGRRGGARRTMATAAAAAPGRARRGAPMYSQKELTSKKRDEFEDILEERRLSSDLRYAMKCYTPVIYKGLSPCKPNAIKSAVLHSEQVQYVIKQLAKEMGESPDIIQEEATEILAEMGHRMQLGAVRFFAFTLSKIFKQLFQRVCVNEEGMQRLQHAIQEHPVVLLPSHRSYIDFLMLSYLLYTYDLALPVIAAGIDFLGMKIVGELLRRAGAFFMRRSFGGNRLYWAVFAEYVKTMLRSGYAPIEFFLEGTRSRTAKTLTPKFGLLSIVMEPFFKREVFDTYLVPISISYERILEESLYAYELLGVPKPKESTSGLLKARRILSDNFGTIHIYVGQPVSLRTLASGRINRCPYNLVPRHLPQKPSEDIQEFVSDVAYKMELLQIENMVLSPWVLVAAVLLQNLPAMEFELLIEKTLWLKGLTQTFGGFIEWPDNLCAKKAVLSGLTLHSNVARLVDGHVVLNDRGVEDGAIGEIVFRHALAVLMCATYRNQLLNVFVRPALVAIALQMAPSFRKDEVYSCFNFLRDVFSDEFIFFPGISLKDFEEGCFLLTKCDAIQTSQQEIYPTDKGSGTVSFLSAMFRPFVEGYQLIFRYLSKEMKEAFTEKQFIPGIRNFVFQLLEKGSTQCYEALSSDMQKNALSALVQLGAMKKKKMPNGFTYNVNQEAVSKILDMFDARIPVQKPVAARL from the exons ATGGCGCCGCCCATGGCGCAGTGCTCCCGCCTTCCGCCGCCGCACCGCACCAGGCAGCCGGGCCGGGGTGGTGCGGGGCCATGGACgccgcgggaggcggcggcgggcggcagGGCAGCGCGACGGGGTAGGGCGGGCgagcggggcgcggggcggcgcggcggaGCTCGCAGGACCATGGCgacagcggcggcggcggcgcccgggCGGGCGCGGCGAGGGGCGCCCATGTACTCG CAGAAAGAGCTCACATCAAAGAAAAGAGATGAGTTTGAGGATATCTTGGAGGAAAGACGGTTGTCCAGTGACTTGAGATATGCCATGAAATGTTACACCCCGGTGATCTACAAGGGCCTTTCACCTTGCAAGCCAAACGCTATCAAAAGTGCTGTTCTCCACTCAGAGCAAGTTCAGTATGTTATCAAGCAG TTAGCAAAAGAAATGGGAGAATCACCTGATATTATTCAAGAAGAAGCCACAGAAATCCTTGCTGAGATGGGCCACCGTATGCAACTAGGAGCTGTCAGATTTTTTGCCTTCACtctaagcaaaatatttaaacagcttttccaGAGAGTTTGTGTGAATGAAGAAGGAATGCAGAGA TTACAACACGCCATTCAGGAGCATCCTgttgtgctgctgcccagccaccGAAGCTACATAGACTTTTTGATGCTGTCTTATTTGCTATACACGTATGACTTGGCCTTGCCTGTCATTGCAGCAGGAATAG ATTTCCTAGGAATGAAAATAGTCGGTGAGCTGCTACGAAGGGCAGGTGCCTTTTTTATGCGACGTTCCTTTGGTGGGAACAGACTCTACTGGGCAGTGTTTGCTGAATATGTAAAAACCATGTTAAGG AGTGGCTATGCCCCAATTGAATTTTTCCTTGAGGGGACTAGAAGCCGCACTGCCAAGACTCTGACTCCAAAATTTG GTCTTCTCAGCATTGTGATGGAACCCTTTTTCAAACGTGAAGTCTTTGACACGTACCTTGTTCCCATCAGCATCAGCTATGAGAGGATATTAGAAGAATCTCTCTATGCATATGAACTCCTAGGAGTCCCAAAGCCCAAAGAATCTACATCT GGGTTGTTAAAAGCCAGGAGAATCCTCAGTGACAATTTTGGTACCATACATATCTACGTTGGCCAGCCAGTATCCCTTAGAACCTTGGCATCTGGGAGGATCAATCGGTGCCCATACAATTTGGTTCCCAG GCATCTTCCCCAAAAGCCATCTGAGGATATCCAGGAATTTGTCAGTGACGTAGCTTATAAAATGGAGCTCCTGCAAATAGAAAACATGGTTTTGAGTCCATGGGTGCTAgttgctgctgttctgctccAGAATTTGCCAGCCATGGAATTTGAGCTTCTAATAGAAAAGACTCTGTGGCTTAAAGGCTTAACACAGACTTTTGGAGGATTCATTGAATGGCCTG ATAACCTGTGTGCCAAAAAAGCAGTCCTGTCTGGCCTTACCCTGCATTCCAACGTCGCTCGCCTTGTTGATGGCCACGTGGTCCTGAATGACAGGGGAGTGGAAGATGGAGCCATAGGGGAAATTGTCTTCAGGCACGCGCTGGCCGTGCTCATGTGTGCCACTTACAGGAACCAGCTGCTGAACGTCTTCGTGCGCCCGGCCCTGGTGGCAATCGCCTTGCAGATGGCACCCAGCTTCAGAAAAG atgaagtCTATAGCTGCTTCAATTTCTTAAGAGATGTTTTTTCTGATGAGTTCATCTTCTTTCCTGGCATTTCATTGAAG GATTTTGAGGAAGGATGTTTTCTACTCACAAAATGTGATGCCATTCAAACGAGTCAACAGGAGATTTACCCTACTGACAAAGGAAGTGGTACAGTGTCTTTCTTGTCAGCTATGTTCAGACCTTTTGTGGAAGGTTATCAG TTAATTTTCAGATACCTctcaaaggaaatgaaagaagcaTTTACTGAGAAGCAGTTTATACCTGGAATCCGCAACTTTGTTTTTCAACTTCTGGAGAAGG GGAGTACACAATGTTATGAAGCGCTGTCTTCTGACATGCAGAAAAATGCCTTATCAGCTCTTGTGCAACTAGGTGcaatgaagaagaagaaaat GCCCAATGGATTCACTTACAATGTAAATCAAGAGGCTGTTAGTAAAATCCTGGACATGTTTG atGCTCGGATACCTGTACAGAAACCTGTGGCTGCACGACTCTAA
- the GNPAT gene encoding dihydroxyacetone phosphate acyltransferase isoform X4, which translates to MATAAAAAPGRARRGAPMYSQKELTSKKRDEFEDILEERRLSSDLRYAMKCYTPVIYKGLSPCKPNAIKSAVLHSEQVQYVIKQLQHAIQEHPVVLLPSHRSYIDFLMLSYLLYTYDLALPVIAAGIDFLGMKIVGELLRRAGAFFMRRSFGGNRLYWAVFAEYVKTMLRSGYAPIEFFLEGTRSRTAKTLTPKFGLLSIVMEPFFKREVFDTYLVPISISYERILEESLYAYELLGVPKPKESTSGLLKARRILSDNFGTIHIYVGQPVSLRTLASGRINRCPYNLVPRHLPQKPSEDIQEFVSDVAYKMELLQIENMVLSPWVLVAAVLLQNLPAMEFELLIEKTLWLKGLTQTFGGFIEWPDNLCAKKAVLSGLTLHSNVARLVDGHVVLNDRGVEDGAIGEIVFRHALAVLMCATYRNQLLNVFVRPALVAIALQMAPSFRKDEVYSCFNFLRDVFSDEFIFFPGISLKDFEEGCFLLTKCDAIQTSQQEIYPTDKGSGTVSFLSAMFRPFVEGYQLIFRYLSKEMKEAFTEKQFIPGIRNFVFQLLEKGSTQCYEALSSDMQKNALSALVQLGAMKKKKMPNGFTYNVNQEAVSKILDMFDARIPVQKPVAARL; encoded by the exons ATGGCgacagcggcggcggcggcgcccgggCGGGCGCGGCGAGGGGCGCCCATGTACTCG CAGAAAGAGCTCACATCAAAGAAAAGAGATGAGTTTGAGGATATCTTGGAGGAAAGACGGTTGTCCAGTGACTTGAGATATGCCATGAAATGTTACACCCCGGTGATCTACAAGGGCCTTTCACCTTGCAAGCCAAACGCTATCAAAAGTGCTGTTCTCCACTCAGAGCAAGTTCAGTATGTTATCAAGCAG TTACAACACGCCATTCAGGAGCATCCTgttgtgctgctgcccagccaccGAAGCTACATAGACTTTTTGATGCTGTCTTATTTGCTATACACGTATGACTTGGCCTTGCCTGTCATTGCAGCAGGAATAG ATTTCCTAGGAATGAAAATAGTCGGTGAGCTGCTACGAAGGGCAGGTGCCTTTTTTATGCGACGTTCCTTTGGTGGGAACAGACTCTACTGGGCAGTGTTTGCTGAATATGTAAAAACCATGTTAAGG AGTGGCTATGCCCCAATTGAATTTTTCCTTGAGGGGACTAGAAGCCGCACTGCCAAGACTCTGACTCCAAAATTTG GTCTTCTCAGCATTGTGATGGAACCCTTTTTCAAACGTGAAGTCTTTGACACGTACCTTGTTCCCATCAGCATCAGCTATGAGAGGATATTAGAAGAATCTCTCTATGCATATGAACTCCTAGGAGTCCCAAAGCCCAAAGAATCTACATCT GGGTTGTTAAAAGCCAGGAGAATCCTCAGTGACAATTTTGGTACCATACATATCTACGTTGGCCAGCCAGTATCCCTTAGAACCTTGGCATCTGGGAGGATCAATCGGTGCCCATACAATTTGGTTCCCAG GCATCTTCCCCAAAAGCCATCTGAGGATATCCAGGAATTTGTCAGTGACGTAGCTTATAAAATGGAGCTCCTGCAAATAGAAAACATGGTTTTGAGTCCATGGGTGCTAgttgctgctgttctgctccAGAATTTGCCAGCCATGGAATTTGAGCTTCTAATAGAAAAGACTCTGTGGCTTAAAGGCTTAACACAGACTTTTGGAGGATTCATTGAATGGCCTG ATAACCTGTGTGCCAAAAAAGCAGTCCTGTCTGGCCTTACCCTGCATTCCAACGTCGCTCGCCTTGTTGATGGCCACGTGGTCCTGAATGACAGGGGAGTGGAAGATGGAGCCATAGGGGAAATTGTCTTCAGGCACGCGCTGGCCGTGCTCATGTGTGCCACTTACAGGAACCAGCTGCTGAACGTCTTCGTGCGCCCGGCCCTGGTGGCAATCGCCTTGCAGATGGCACCCAGCTTCAGAAAAG atgaagtCTATAGCTGCTTCAATTTCTTAAGAGATGTTTTTTCTGATGAGTTCATCTTCTTTCCTGGCATTTCATTGAAG GATTTTGAGGAAGGATGTTTTCTACTCACAAAATGTGATGCCATTCAAACGAGTCAACAGGAGATTTACCCTACTGACAAAGGAAGTGGTACAGTGTCTTTCTTGTCAGCTATGTTCAGACCTTTTGTGGAAGGTTATCAG TTAATTTTCAGATACCTctcaaaggaaatgaaagaagcaTTTACTGAGAAGCAGTTTATACCTGGAATCCGCAACTTTGTTTTTCAACTTCTGGAGAAGG GGAGTACACAATGTTATGAAGCGCTGTCTTCTGACATGCAGAAAAATGCCTTATCAGCTCTTGTGCAACTAGGTGcaatgaagaagaagaaaat GCCCAATGGATTCACTTACAATGTAAATCAAGAGGCTGTTAGTAAAATCCTGGACATGTTTG atGCTCGGATACCTGTACAGAAACCTGTGGCTGCACGACTCTAA